The Thermoflavifilum sp. genome contains a region encoding:
- a CDS encoding PDZ domain-containing protein, with translation MKDFELLPQKRSKRKKIYRTEAQGLLGKMEMRITTMKELRIGEYSFRNVPALLFDDISNITNYPFAGGIIGNELLRRFNIILNYPAKEIFLAPNQHLRDPFDYSYTGLSFYLLDGKIRITNVIPGSPAEKAGLKPGDVIIAIGNNFSGNIQEYIQMLKNPGTHVRIILMRDHELMIKYLRIKSFL, from the coding sequence GTGAAAGATTTTGAATTGCTTCCCCAAAAACGCAGCAAGCGAAAGAAAATTTATCGAACAGAAGCGCAGGGACTGCTGGGCAAGATGGAGATGCGCATCACCACCATGAAAGAGTTACGGATTGGTGAATATAGTTTCCGCAATGTGCCGGCACTGTTGTTTGACGATATTTCCAACATTACCAATTATCCCTTTGCCGGAGGCATCATAGGCAATGAATTGCTGCGCCGGTTTAATATCATATTGAATTATCCGGCAAAAGAAATTTTTCTTGCGCCCAACCAGCATTTGCGCGACCCATTCGATTACTCTTATACCGGACTTTCCTTTTATTTGCTGGATGGAAAAATTCGCATCACAAACGTGATTCCGGGCTCACCGGCTGAAAAAGCAGGCTTGAAGCCAGGAGATGTGATTATTGCAATCGGGAATAATTTTAGCGGAAATATTCAGGAATATATCCAGATGTTGAAAAACCCGGGTACGCATGTGCGCATCATTCTCATGCGTGACCATGAATTGATGATTAAATATTTACGCATCAAAAGCTTTTTATGA
- a CDS encoding phage holin family protein — MRFIARILVSGLAVLITSYLLPGVHLDNFITAVLVALVLAVLNAFVKPLLIILTLPITVFTLGLFLLVINAFLILLASHLVNGFQVDGFWWALLFSIILSLISSFFESQRRQAEGEV, encoded by the coding sequence GTGCGATTTATTGCCCGCATACTGGTTTCAGGTCTGGCTGTGTTAATCACTTCCTATCTATTACCCGGCGTACATCTGGATAATTTTATCACTGCCGTGCTGGTAGCGCTGGTGCTGGCGGTTTTAAATGCGTTTGTGAAACCCCTGTTGATCATTCTCACCCTACCCATTACGGTATTTACACTGGGACTGTTTTTGCTGGTGATCAATGCTTTTTTGATTTTACTGGCCAGCCATCTGGTGAATGGATTTCAGGTAGATGGCTTCTGGTGGGCCCTATTGTTCAGTATCATTCTTTCCCTGATTTCGTCATTTTTCGAAAGCCAGCGCCGGCAGGCAGAAGGAGAGGTGTAA
- the mnmG gene encoding tRNA uridine-5-carboxymethylaminomethyl(34) synthesis enzyme MnmG yields the protein MFPQYDVIVVGAGHAGCEAAAAAANLGSSVLLITMNMQNMAQMSCNPAMGGIAKGQIIREIDALGGYSGIVTDLTTIQFRMLNRSKGPAMWSPRAQNDRMQFSWTWRLKLEQTPRIDFYQDMVKGLLVRDGRCYGVITQLGHRIEAKAVVLTNGTFLNGVIHIGEKQFGGGRMAERAATGLTEQLVELGFESGRLKTGTPPRVDGRTLDYTRMEEQKGDPEITGFSFLDIPRPTQQKSCWITYTNREVHEILKTGFDRSPMFQGRIQGVGPRYCPSIEDKINRFADKERHQIFVEPEGWHTIEVYVNGFSTSLPEEVQYKALQKIPGFEHCKMFRPGYAIEYDFFPPTQLHLSLETRLIENLFFAGQINGTTGYEEAACQGLMAGINAHRKIHDLEPIILRRDEAYIGVLIDDLVHKGTIEPYRMFTSRAEFRTLLRQDNADLRLTPLAYRIGLASEERMQRVREKEAQVQQLKQHLEAFTIHPEQVNSHLEQIGAPLLREKQKAAKFLLRPEITLSMLMDWMTDLRSAFASYSRESIEQAEIQLKYAAYIEKEKELSRKMRQLEDVPIPEQFNYEKLQALSTEARQKLMKYKPRTLGQASRISGVNPSDIQVLMVYMGR from the coding sequence ATGTTTCCCCAATACGACGTTATTGTGGTGGGTGCCGGGCATGCTGGATGCGAGGCCGCAGCGGCCGCAGCCAATCTGGGTTCTTCGGTTTTGCTGATTACCATGAATATGCAAAATATGGCCCAGATGAGTTGCAATCCGGCCATGGGCGGTATTGCAAAGGGGCAAATCATTCGTGAAATTGATGCCCTGGGCGGGTACTCGGGCATCGTAACCGATCTCACCACCATCCAGTTTCGCATGCTTAACCGCTCCAAGGGGCCAGCCATGTGGAGTCCACGGGCGCAGAACGACCGCATGCAGTTTTCCTGGACCTGGCGACTGAAACTGGAACAAACCCCGCGCATCGATTTCTATCAGGATATGGTGAAAGGCTTGCTGGTGCGCGACGGCCGATGCTATGGGGTAATCACCCAGTTGGGGCACCGGATTGAGGCTAAGGCTGTGGTGTTGACCAACGGCACCTTCCTGAATGGCGTGATCCACATCGGGGAAAAACAATTTGGCGGTGGTCGGATGGCCGAACGTGCGGCTACGGGCCTCACCGAGCAGCTGGTGGAGCTGGGTTTTGAAAGTGGCCGGCTAAAAACAGGAACTCCCCCGCGGGTGGATGGCCGAACACTGGATTATACCCGCATGGAAGAACAGAAAGGCGATCCCGAAATCACCGGGTTTTCTTTTTTAGATATACCCCGGCCCACCCAGCAAAAAAGTTGCTGGATTACCTATACCAACCGCGAAGTACACGAAATCTTGAAAACGGGTTTTGACCGGTCTCCCATGTTTCAGGGCAGGATACAGGGGGTGGGCCCCCGTTATTGTCCAAGTATCGAGGATAAAATCAATCGATTTGCCGATAAAGAACGTCATCAGATTTTTGTGGAACCCGAAGGCTGGCATACCATCGAGGTATACGTCAATGGATTTTCCACCTCCCTGCCGGAAGAGGTGCAGTACAAGGCCCTGCAAAAAATTCCCGGATTTGAACATTGTAAAATGTTCCGCCCGGGCTATGCCATTGAATATGATTTCTTTCCTCCCACCCAGCTGCATCTATCCCTGGAAACACGGTTGATTGAAAATTTGTTTTTTGCCGGGCAAATCAATGGCACCACCGGTTATGAAGAAGCCGCCTGCCAGGGACTGATGGCGGGAATCAATGCCCATCGGAAAATTCATGATCTGGAGCCCATCATCCTGCGACGCGACGAGGCATACATCGGGGTATTGATCGACGATCTCGTACACAAGGGAACAATAGAACCCTATCGGATGTTCACCTCCCGGGCCGAGTTCCGCACCCTGCTTCGCCAGGATAATGCCGACCTGCGGCTCACGCCGCTGGCCTATCGTATAGGCCTTGCCTCAGAAGAACGCATGCAGCGGGTCAGAGAAAAAGAAGCACAGGTGCAGCAACTGAAGCAGCATCTGGAGGCCTTCACCATTCATCCCGAACAGGTGAATTCCCATCTGGAACAAATCGGCGCCCCGCTGCTCAGGGAAAAGCAAAAAGCGGCTAAATTTTTACTGCGTCCGGAAATCACCCTGTCGATGCTTATGGACTGGATGACCGATTTGCGGAGTGCATTCGCTTCTTACAGCCGGGAGTCTATCGAACAGGCAGAAATCCAGCTGAAATATGCGGCCTATATCGAGAAGGAAAAAGAGCTTTCCCGTAAAATGCGGCAACTGGAAGATGTGCCTATCCCCGAGCAGTTTAATTATGAAAAACTTCAGGCCCTCTCTACGGAAGCCCGTCAGAAGCTGATGAAATATAAACCACGCACCCTCGGTCAGGCCAGCCGGATCAGTGGGGTCAATCCCAGCGATATCCAGGTATTGATGGTGTATATGGGCCGATGA
- a CDS encoding retropepsin-like aspartic protease has translation MKYFLLFLLLFACISLHGEAGINLPVDTPVQARLITTLPFHQFVDGVLLVRACIARDGDTTLTKDTLNFILDTGSGGISLDSTTAAALHLPLSPSDVVIHGIGGSRTVPFVYNMSLLLPNLRVDHLSFHVNNYEMISALYGIHIDGIIGYSFLSQYIVRVDYDQQKIWVYAPGEFHYPEKGFLLKPLFAGIPIIHETLSNNRQQVKSFFFSIQEPASVCC, from the coding sequence ATGAAATATTTTTTACTGTTCCTTCTCCTCTTTGCCTGCATTTCGTTACATGGTGAAGCTGGTATCAATTTGCCGGTTGATACCCCTGTGCAGGCACGGCTTATTACCACCCTTCCCTTTCATCAGTTCGTAGACGGGGTACTGCTGGTAAGAGCATGTATTGCAAGGGATGGTGATACCACGCTCACAAAGGATACACTGAACTTTATTCTGGATACCGGTAGTGGAGGTATATCGCTCGACTCTACAACGGCTGCGGCTTTGCATTTGCCACTTTCGCCCAGCGATGTAGTCATTCACGGCATTGGTGGTTCCCGCACGGTGCCTTTTGTGTACAACATGAGTTTATTGTTGCCCAATCTTCGCGTGGATCATCTGAGTTTTCATGTGAATAATTATGAAATGATCAGTGCACTTTATGGCATTCATATCGATGGCATCATCGGCTACAGTTTTTTGAGTCAGTATATCGTGCGTGTAGATTATGATCAACAAAAAATCTGGGTATATGCCCCGGGAGAATTTCACTATCCGGAAAAAGGATTTTTGTTAAAACCCCTGTTTGCTGGTATTCCCATCATTCATGAAACATTGAGTAACAATCGCCAGCAGGTGAAAAGCTTTTTTTTTTCGATACAGGAGCCGGCCTCTGTCTGCTGTTGA
- a CDS encoding dehydrogenase E1 component subunit alpha/beta — translation MYFDRKQLSDQTLINLFKQLLWPRMIEEKMLILLRQNKISKWFSGIGQEAIAVGATFAMDNDEWILPLHRNLGVFTTRGMPLHRLFAQWKGLPQGYSKGRERSFHFGSTAHHIFGMISHLGTQLSVADGIALAQKLSQSQKATLVFTGEGGTSEGEFHEALNVASVWDLPVIFLIENNGYAISTPVAQQYRCSRLAERAVGYGMQGFTIDGNNVLEVYHAVQEARHYCISENKPVLIECITFRMRGHEEASGTRYVPPELIEAWKKRDPVEQFAHYLVQENVLHQHEIQAIEQEFQQQIEAELRLAASYHFPEVDISSELKDVYAPTPALPLAVSGKSSEKKFIDAIREALELAMVEHPELILMGQDIAEYGGVFKATEGLYARFGKERVRNTPLCESAIVGVAMGLSVLHFKAVVEMQYADFVSCAFHQIVNNLAKIHYRWGQSADVVIRMPTGAGLSGGPFHSQSNEAWFFHVPGLKIVYPSTPEDAKGLLIAAIEDPNPVLFFEHKALYRSVSGWVPEGYYAIPIGEARVIAEGRDCTIIAYGAAVHWALEYAAAHPEVDLEIIDLRSLLPLDMATIERSVKKTGKVLVFHEDTLTGGIGAEIAALIGEHCFSYLDAPVLRCASLDTPVPFAAPLESQFLARSRFASTLQKLLTY, via the coding sequence ATGTACTTTGACCGAAAACAATTATCCGATCAAACGCTGATAAATTTGTTTAAACAGCTGCTCTGGCCGCGGATGATTGAGGAAAAAATGCTGATCTTGCTCAGGCAGAATAAAATCAGCAAATGGTTTTCCGGTATCGGGCAGGAGGCCATCGCCGTGGGAGCCACGTTTGCTATGGATAATGATGAGTGGATTCTTCCGCTGCATCGCAATCTCGGGGTATTTACCACTCGCGGCATGCCGCTGCATCGACTATTTGCACAATGGAAGGGCCTTCCGCAGGGATACAGCAAAGGGCGTGAACGCTCATTTCATTTTGGAAGTACTGCCCATCACATCTTCGGCATGATTTCACATCTGGGAACGCAGCTTTCCGTGGCCGATGGCATAGCGCTGGCCCAGAAGCTCAGCCAGTCTCAAAAAGCCACGCTGGTTTTCACCGGAGAGGGCGGTACCAGTGAAGGAGAGTTTCATGAAGCCCTGAATGTGGCCAGCGTATGGGATTTGCCGGTGATATTCTTGATTGAAAATAATGGCTACGCCATTTCAACTCCCGTAGCGCAACAATATCGCTGCTCACGCCTTGCAGAAAGGGCGGTTGGCTACGGCATGCAGGGTTTTACCATTGACGGCAATAATGTGCTGGAGGTATATCATGCTGTTCAGGAAGCACGACATTACTGTATTTCAGAAAATAAGCCGGTCTTGATTGAATGCATAACCTTTCGGATGCGAGGACATGAAGAGGCCAGTGGAACCCGCTATGTACCTCCTGAGCTGATCGAGGCCTGGAAAAAACGGGATCCCGTAGAGCAGTTTGCCCATTACCTGGTGCAGGAAAATGTTTTACATCAGCACGAGATTCAGGCTATTGAGCAAGAATTTCAACAACAGATTGAAGCAGAGCTCCGACTCGCAGCATCCTACCATTTCCCCGAAGTCGATATTTCATCAGAATTAAAAGATGTGTATGCCCCCACGCCAGCCCTGCCTTTAGCAGTAAGCGGAAAGAGTTCGGAAAAAAAATTTATCGATGCTATTCGCGAAGCCCTGGAGCTGGCTATGGTAGAGCATCCCGAATTGATTTTGATGGGCCAGGACATAGCTGAATATGGTGGTGTGTTTAAGGCAACCGAGGGTTTGTATGCGCGATTTGGAAAAGAGCGTGTGCGCAATACGCCGCTCTGTGAAAGCGCCATTGTAGGTGTAGCTATGGGTCTGAGTGTGCTTCATTTTAAGGCCGTGGTGGAGATGCAATATGCCGATTTTGTATCCTGTGCTTTTCATCAGATTGTGAATAACCTGGCCAAGATTCACTATCGATGGGGCCAATCTGCCGATGTGGTTATCCGCATGCCCACGGGAGCTGGCCTGAGTGGTGGCCCCTTTCATTCTCAAAGCAATGAAGCCTGGTTTTTTCATGTACCTGGATTGAAGATTGTTTATCCTTCCACGCCGGAAGATGCGAAGGGATTGCTGATTGCCGCTATTGAAGATCCGAATCCCGTATTATTTTTTGAACATAAGGCGTTATATCGAAGCGTTTCGGGATGGGTACCCGAAGGCTATTATGCCATTCCAATCGGGGAAGCTCGGGTGATAGCCGAGGGGCGTGATTGTACCATCATCGCTTATGGTGCAGCCGTCCACTGGGCGCTGGAATATGCCGCTGCACATCCAGAAGTGGATCTGGAAATCATTGACCTGCGGAGCCTGTTGCCGCTGGACATGGCAACGATCGAACGTTCAGTAAAAAAAACAGGTAAAGTGCTTGTTTTCCATGAAGACACGCTGACTGGAGGGATTGGTGCAGAAATCGCTGCGCTCATAGGAGAACATTGCTTTTCTTATCTGGACGCACCCGTGTTGCGTTGCGCCAGTTTAGATACTCCAGTGCCTTTTGCTGCACCCCTTGAATCTCAGTTTCTTGCCAGATCGCGCTTCGCATCCACACTTCAGAAGCTGCTCACCTATTAG
- a CDS encoding pitrilysin family protein: MIQFERFTLSNGLKVLVHEDAHTAHAVVNVLYNVGARDEDPDKTGFAHLFEHLMFGGSRHIPNYDEEVQRAGGENNAFTSNDITDYYIKLPAANIETALWLESDRMLELNFNEKSLDVQRKVVCEEFKEHYLNKPYGDVWQIIREMAYRVHPYRWMTIGKELSHIEQARLEDVKAFFYRHYRPNQAILVIAGGVRTQEVQPLVEKWFGDIPAGEPYHRQLPREPIQQQKRMQTVYRDVPADALYMAFPMCGRTDPAYYATELLAQMLGDGESSRLHQQLVKQKQYFSHIHAYVLESADPGLLAIEGKLLPGIAAEQAEEAIWKIIEEIQVNGIPEQELQKAKNRLESLFAFEENSLMARAINLAYFEWLGNAAWINEEMQRFEKVNSDAVQQIATTVLQQQRANVLYYLSRALHKSPTGTSAEISVAARS, encoded by the coding sequence ATGATTCAGTTTGAAAGATTCACCCTATCCAATGGACTGAAAGTGCTTGTACACGAAGACGCACATACAGCACACGCCGTGGTAAATGTATTGTATAATGTGGGTGCCCGCGACGAAGATCCCGATAAAACCGGTTTTGCACACCTTTTTGAACACCTGATGTTCGGTGGTTCCAGGCATATCCCCAATTATGATGAAGAAGTGCAAAGAGCGGGGGGAGAAAATAATGCTTTTACGTCGAATGATATCACGGATTATTACATTAAACTTCCTGCCGCAAACATTGAAACGGCACTGTGGCTGGAGAGCGACCGGATGCTGGAATTAAATTTTAATGAGAAAAGCCTGGATGTACAGCGGAAAGTGGTTTGTGAAGAATTTAAAGAGCATTATCTGAACAAACCTTATGGGGATGTCTGGCAAATCATCCGGGAAATGGCCTATCGGGTACACCCGTATCGGTGGATGACCATCGGCAAGGAGCTTTCCCATATTGAACAGGCGCGGCTTGAAGATGTGAAGGCCTTTTTTTACCGTCATTACAGGCCCAATCAGGCCATTCTTGTCATAGCCGGTGGTGTCAGAACGCAGGAGGTTCAACCGCTTGTTGAAAAATGGTTCGGGGATATTCCCGCAGGAGAGCCCTATCATCGTCAATTGCCCCGGGAGCCCATTCAGCAGCAAAAGCGTATGCAAACCGTATATCGAGACGTGCCTGCAGATGCCCTTTACATGGCCTTTCCCATGTGTGGACGGACTGACCCGGCATATTACGCTACTGAACTGCTGGCCCAGATGCTGGGCGATGGAGAATCGTCCAGATTGCATCAGCAACTGGTGAAACAAAAACAATATTTCAGCCATATTCATGCTTATGTTCTGGAAAGTGCCGATCCCGGGCTACTGGCTATTGAAGGAAAATTATTACCAGGCATTGCTGCAGAGCAGGCCGAGGAAGCCATCTGGAAAATCATTGAAGAGATTCAAGTAAATGGTATTCCCGAACAGGAATTGCAAAAGGCAAAAAATCGCCTCGAAAGTTTATTTGCCTTTGAAGAAAACAGCCTGATGGCCAGAGCTATCAATCTGGCTTACTTTGAGTGGCTGGGAAATGCAGCATGGATTAACGAAGAAATGCAACGTTTTGAAAAAGTAAACAGCGATGCCGTGCAACAGATCGCCACAACTGTTTTACAGCAACAAAGAGCAAATGTGTTGTATTATCTCAGTCGGGCGCTGCATAAATCCCCTACCGGTACCTCAGCCGAGATCTCTGTAGCAGCCCGATCCTGA
- a CDS encoding retropepsin-like aspartic protease, whose product MSPSPRSWIAGILWLICGCLHPAWAQIRPAPKPVAVLPFTYDGLHIFIKGIIHPYDQDTLNFIFDSGCEMNILDVSYAALWKLTASKKAGISGLADGMTYLPVLDLPELQLGEAHLQRPSFYLEDLKDLRSPLGRVDGILGYPLIAAYTVMVDYDHHRLVLYRPGPFPYSKKGQVLQMRMNFYTPVIQASLPFANGNTLKSLYHVTLGGNYGVMFNFPYVRKYRVDEAFLQHTGELPVKDMLKTIDYFNGILNALIVGRYHLRNVPGSYSPDVDDGNPDVEIAGAIGNEVWRQFNLIFNLSQHELYLEPNSQFGR is encoded by the coding sequence ATGAGCCCTTCCCCTCGCAGCTGGATAGCCGGCATCCTGTGGTTGATTTGCGGATGCCTGCATCCGGCATGGGCGCAGATCCGGCCTGCACCCAAGCCCGTAGCGGTTTTGCCCTTCACCTATGATGGCTTGCATATTTTCATTAAAGGCATTATTCATCCTTACGACCAGGATACGCTGAATTTTATTTTTGATAGTGGCTGTGAAATGAACATTCTTGACGTTAGCTATGCCGCACTCTGGAAACTAACAGCTTCGAAAAAAGCAGGAATCAGTGGACTTGCTGATGGAATGACTTACCTGCCTGTGCTGGATTTGCCAGAATTGCAGCTGGGAGAAGCACATCTGCAAAGGCCTTCGTTTTACCTAGAAGACCTGAAGGACTTGCGTTCGCCTTTGGGTCGGGTTGACGGTATCCTGGGCTATCCGCTCATAGCGGCCTATACCGTTATGGTGGATTATGATCATCATCGGCTTGTGCTGTATCGGCCCGGGCCATTTCCCTATAGCAAAAAGGGTCAGGTACTACAGATGCGTATGAATTTCTATACGCCGGTGATTCAGGCATCACTGCCATTTGCCAATGGAAATACGCTGAAAAGCCTCTACCATGTAACACTTGGCGGTAATTATGGTGTAATGTTTAATTTCCCTTATGTTCGTAAATATCGAGTTGATGAAGCATTCCTGCAGCATACCGGTGAATTACCGGTTAAAGACATGCTGAAGACCATCGATTATTTTAATGGCATCTTAAATGCCCTGATCGTGGGTAGGTATCATTTGCGCAATGTGCCCGGGAGCTATTCACCCGATGTGGATGATGGCAATCCCGACGTGGAAATTGCAGGCGCCATAGGCAATGAGGTCTGGCGCCAGTTCAACTTAATCTTTAATCTCTCGCAACACGAATTGTACCTGGAACCTAACAGTCAGTTTGGGCGATAA
- the mqnC gene encoding cyclic dehypoxanthinyl futalosine synthase produces MDFLTLYDKALSGEFLSIEEGVFLFKYAPLAELMMVADEMRRQRVPHGKVTWQIDRNVNTTNVCVANCKFCNFYRVPGHPEAYITDMDTYRRKIRETIRWGGDQLLLQGGHHPELGLSFYTHLFRQIKQEFPNIRLHALGPPEVAHICKLEKMSHREVLIALREAGLDSLPGAGAEILVDRVRRLISKGKCSAQEWLDIMAEAHQLRITTSATMMFGHVETLEERFEHLVKIRDLQARKPADAKGFLAFIPWTFQDVDTLLAKIRGVHNLTTGEEYVRMIAMSRIMLPNIPNIQASWLTVGKKIAQICLHAGANDFGSIMLEENVVSAAGASHRFTYKTIQEAIREAGFEPQLRNQEYEWREIPADIEEQVLN; encoded by the coding sequence ATGGATTTCCTCACACTTTATGATAAAGCTCTTAGTGGTGAATTTTTATCGATTGAAGAAGGCGTTTTTTTATTCAAATATGCCCCTCTGGCCGAATTGATGATGGTTGCCGATGAAATGCGCCGCCAGCGTGTGCCTCATGGCAAGGTCACCTGGCAGATCGATCGGAATGTGAATACCACTAATGTATGTGTGGCCAATTGTAAATTCTGCAATTTCTATCGGGTGCCGGGTCATCCCGAAGCCTATATCACCGACATGGACACCTATCGACGGAAGATTCGTGAAACCATTCGCTGGGGCGGCGATCAGCTGTTGCTGCAGGGCGGCCATCATCCAGAATTGGGTTTATCCTTCTATACCCATTTATTCCGCCAGATCAAGCAGGAGTTTCCCAATATCCGGCTGCACGCCCTGGGGCCTCCCGAGGTAGCGCATATCTGCAAGCTGGAAAAAATGAGTCATCGCGAGGTGCTGATCGCCCTGCGGGAAGCCGGCCTGGATTCCCTGCCCGGCGCGGGCGCCGAAATCCTGGTCGACCGCGTGCGCCGACTGATCTCCAAAGGCAAATGCAGCGCTCAGGAGTGGCTCGATATCATGGCCGAAGCCCATCAGCTGCGCATCACCACATCGGCTACCATGATGTTTGGCCATGTAGAAACCCTTGAAGAACGGTTCGAGCATTTAGTGAAAATCCGTGACCTGCAGGCTCGGAAACCGGCCGACGCCAAAGGCTTCCTGGCCTTTATTCCCTGGACCTTTCAGGATGTAGATACCCTGCTGGCCAAAATTCGCGGCGTACACAACCTCACCACCGGCGAAGAATATGTACGCATGATTGCCATGAGCCGCATCATGTTGCCCAATATTCCGAATATTCAGGCTTCCTGGCTTACCGTAGGAAAAAAGATTGCCCAGATCTGCCTGCATGCCGGTGCTAATGATTTTGGTTCCATCATGTTAGAAGAAAACGTGGTGAGTGCGGCCGGTGCTTCCCATCGTTTTACCTATAAAACCATCCAGGAAGCCATCAGGGAAGCCGGCTTCGAACCGCAACTCCGCAATCAGGAATACGAGTGGCGAGAAATCCCGGCAGACATCGAAGAACAGGTGCTCAACTGA
- a CDS encoding pitrilysin family protein, giving the protein MSATITVNRAHRPSLTPPMALDVSLKPYTCIKLDNGVPVYFMHADHYETIFLDIVFPAGEIYASQVLEASATNALMKSGTSRHSAREIDETIEFYGAYLDAYTESQVAGYGIYMLSKHLPALLPVLFEILTDPLFPDEEIRLYQQTKKQQLRINLKKSDVVADRLMDEMLYGSTHPYGRSEQESDYDALHRDMLKAFHRRHYVLPAAKIFLAGKIEDRFLDLLNQYFGHPADQSFSLQATVPPPASAANHQLKHIIDEKALQAAVRVARVLPGYGSADYNLLSLLNVVLGGYFGSRLMSNIREEKGYTYGIHSIVYPYDAQYASWLITAEVGREVAQATIQEIYHECHRLMEEPIPEEELMMVKNYLIGTLLGRLDGPVQQIKKWRSLILRSQDEADYARQIHTFKTATGEQLLDVARRYLRPEWFYEVVVF; this is encoded by the coding sequence ATGTCTGCAACCATAACAGTCAATCGCGCCCATCGTCCCTCACTTACGCCGCCCATGGCTCTGGATGTCAGCCTGAAACCCTATACATGCATCAAACTGGATAACGGCGTGCCAGTATATTTCATGCACGCAGACCATTACGAAACCATTTTTCTGGATATTGTATTTCCTGCAGGTGAGATTTATGCTTCACAGGTATTAGAAGCCTCAGCAACCAATGCCCTCATGAAAAGCGGCACTTCCCGGCATTCGGCCCGGGAAATTGATGAAACTATCGAGTTTTATGGCGCTTATCTGGATGCCTACACAGAATCGCAGGTGGCCGGTTATGGCATATACATGCTGAGCAAGCATTTGCCCGCCTTACTTCCTGTTTTATTTGAAATCCTCACCGATCCTCTTTTTCCGGATGAAGAAATCCGGTTGTATCAACAAACCAAAAAACAGCAATTACGCATCAACCTGAAAAAATCAGATGTGGTAGCCGACAGGTTGATGGATGAAATGCTATATGGAAGCACCCATCCTTACGGCCGTTCAGAGCAGGAATCGGATTACGATGCGCTGCATCGGGATATGTTAAAAGCCTTTCATCGTCGGCATTATGTTTTACCTGCAGCAAAGATTTTTTTAGCCGGGAAAATTGAAGATCGATTTCTTGACTTATTGAATCAATATTTCGGCCATCCTGCCGATCAGTCGTTTTCCTTACAGGCTACGGTTCCGCCGCCCGCTTCGGCAGCTAATCATCAGTTGAAGCATATTATCGATGAAAAGGCCCTGCAGGCTGCCGTGCGGGTTGCGCGTGTGTTGCCAGGATATGGAAGTGCTGATTACAATCTGCTGAGCCTGTTGAATGTAGTGCTCGGCGGCTATTTTGGCTCTCGCCTGATGAGCAATATTCGAGAGGAGAAGGGTTATACCTATGGCATTCATTCGATCGTCTATCCATATGATGCGCAATATGCTTCCTGGTTGATTACCGCCGAGGTGGGTCGGGAAGTAGCACAGGCAACCATTCAGGAAATATACCATGAATGCCATCGACTCATGGAGGAGCCCATTCCGGAAGAAGAACTAATGATGGTTAAAAATTATTTGATTGGCACACTTCTGGGACGGCTCGACGGGCCTGTTCAACAGATCAAAAAATGGCGGAGCCTGATCCTGAGGTCGCAGGACGAAGCGGATTATGCTCGACAGATCCACACATTCAAGACGGCTACCGGTGAGCAATTGCTTGATGTCGCCCGGCGATATTTGCGTCCCGAATGGTTTTATGAAGTGGTGGTGTTTTAA